In a genomic window of Allomeiothermus silvanus DSM 9946:
- a CDS encoding DinB family protein, which yields MNPYLARIIGLLGERDPLACLAATPQQLEALLPRLEPEKSYGPGKWTAREIVCHLADTELAMGFRIRQTLAVDNPTVQPFDQEAWAKRYAGLPLPLALETFRALRAWNLALVSTLGDEELERTYYHPEREEWESLRMLLRFVAGHDLNHLAQLEQIAKETV from the coding sequence ATGAATCCCTATCTTGCCCGCATCATCGGCCTGCTGGGGGAGCGTGACCCGCTAGCTTGCCTAGCGGCCACCCCCCAGCAGCTCGAGGCACTCCTGCCCCGGCTCGAGCCAGAGAAAAGCTACGGCCCCGGCAAGTGGACCGCGCGGGAGATCGTCTGCCACCTGGCTGACACCGAGCTAGCCATGGGGTTTCGCATTCGACAGACCCTCGCAGTGGATAACCCCACCGTCCAGCCTTTCGACCAGGAGGCTTGGGCCAAGCGCTATGCGGGTCTTCCCCTACCGCTAGCCCTCGAGACTTTCCGAGCCCTTCGGGCTTGGAACCTGGCCTTGGTCAGCACCTTGGGCGATGAGGAACTCGAACGCACCTACTACCACCCCGAGCGGGAGGAGTGGGAAAGCCTGCGGATGCTCCTGCGCTTCGTCGCCGGGCACGATCTCAACCACCTAGCACAGCTAGAGCAGATCGCGAAAGAAACGGTATGA
- a CDS encoding integrase core domain-containing protein, which produces MQFTTVGREIWRGARQAQRLAEANASDPEVQERLRKLRLVKALRESKKSWKEIQDLVGISRATYHRWQKALKEKGLAGLKPRSRRPKHLRTKVHWTPGLLIRIETLRKENPTWGRWSIWLTLRKEGFQMSERTVGRILAYLEKHRRIESVAGYLARTQRGKLKRRVNRPYAKRKPRGYEARAPGDLVQVDTLTLTLGPGSMVKHFSAIDLHSRFVLAEVHSRATAKLSEGFLSLLLARAPFPIRAIQVDGGSEFMAEFEEACCALGIALFVLPPRSPKLNGHVERMQRTFKEEFYTRPLPTPLSELQAELDTYLDYYNRRRPHMALGGLAPLEFLAKMQEESVPQRVSNVLTDYIALPRCQGLERDWSSPPPARPCSPAGHGR; this is translated from the coding sequence GTGCAGTTTACCACCGTTGGCCGAGAGATATGGAGAGGCGCTAGACAAGCACAGAGGCTGGCCGAGGCCAACGCAAGCGACCCAGAGGTCCAGGAACGTCTGCGCAAGCTCCGACTGGTCAAAGCCCTGCGTGAAAGTAAAAAGAGCTGGAAGGAGATCCAGGACCTGGTCGGGATCAGCCGGGCCACCTACCACCGCTGGCAAAAAGCCCTAAAAGAAAAGGGCCTGGCTGGACTCAAACCCCGCTCCCGCCGCCCTAAGCACCTGCGCACAAAGGTCCACTGGACCCCAGGGCTGCTCATTAGAATAGAAACTCTCCGCAAGGAAAACCCCACCTGGGGACGCTGGTCCATCTGGCTTACCCTCCGCAAGGAGGGTTTCCAGATGAGCGAACGCACGGTGGGGCGCATCCTGGCCTACCTGGAGAAGCACCGACGTATCGAGAGCGTGGCCGGCTACCTGGCCCGGACTCAAAGAGGGAAGCTAAAGCGAAGGGTAAACCGGCCCTACGCCAAAAGGAAGCCCCGAGGATACGAGGCCAGGGCTCCTGGGGACCTGGTCCAGGTGGACACCCTCACCCTGACCTTAGGACCGGGAAGCATGGTCAAGCACTTCTCGGCGATTGACCTCCATAGCCGGTTTGTCCTGGCGGAGGTGCACAGCCGGGCCACGGCTAAGCTTTCTGAGGGGTTCTTGTCCTTGCTTCTGGCCAGGGCCCCTTTTCCCATCCGGGCCATCCAGGTGGATGGGGGCAGCGAGTTCATGGCCGAGTTTGAGGAGGCCTGCTGTGCTCTGGGGATTGCCTTGTTTGTGCTACCGCCGAGGAGTCCTAAACTCAATGGTCACGTGGAGCGGATGCAGCGGACCTTCAAGGAGGAGTTCTACACCCGGCCTTTGCCCACCCCGCTCAGCGAGCTGCAGGCAGAGCTGGATACCTACCTGGACTACTACAACCGCCGAAGGCCTCACATGGCCCTGGGGGGTCTTGCTCCGCTGGAGTTTTTGGCTAAGATGCAAGAGGAGTCGGTTCCTCAAAGAGTCTCAAATGTGTTGACCGATTACATAGCCTTACCCCGGTGCCAGGGGTTAGAAAGAGATTGGAGTAGCCCACCCCCAGCACGCCCTTGTAGCCCCGCTGGGCATGGCCGGTAG
- a CDS encoding ABC transporter permease, giving the protein MFSYFIRRLFFVIFVVWGVTFATFFIAQVVPIDPAVAALGDNAREEQIQEFRERYGLNKSKPEQYLIYMKRLFAGDLGNSLRTQRPVLEDLREFFPATVELSVAAFLVALALGIPMGIWAAIRQNSSVDVGVRVLALFGGATPVFFLAVLLQYLLAQRLELLPVQGRLDGFLFPPPRVTGMVGVDALLARDWTAFFDSLKHLILPAFVLGAFSAAILTRMTRATMLEVLSQDYIRTARAKGLAERIVIFRHALKNASLPVLTLLGGLLGGLLSGAVLTETIFSWPGIGRYVTQSATSLDFPAVMGVTLLVGLVYALINLITDLLYAFLDPRIRYA; this is encoded by the coding sequence ATGTTTTCCTATTTCATACGCCGCCTCTTTTTCGTGATCTTTGTCGTCTGGGGGGTCACCTTTGCTACGTTCTTCATCGCCCAGGTGGTTCCCATCGATCCGGCGGTAGCCGCGCTAGGCGATAACGCGCGGGAAGAACAGATCCAGGAGTTCCGCGAGCGCTACGGCCTGAACAAGTCCAAACCCGAGCAGTACCTCATCTACATGAAACGCCTGTTCGCGGGGGACTTGGGTAACTCACTACGCACCCAGCGCCCCGTGCTCGAGGACCTTCGGGAATTCTTCCCGGCTACTGTCGAGCTTTCTGTGGCCGCTTTCTTGGTCGCGCTCGCCCTGGGAATCCCCATGGGGATCTGGGCAGCGATCCGGCAGAACTCCTCGGTGGACGTGGGAGTGCGGGTACTGGCGCTTTTTGGCGGGGCCACCCCGGTCTTCTTCCTGGCGGTGCTCCTGCAATACCTGCTAGCCCAGCGGCTCGAGCTGCTGCCGGTGCAAGGCCGCCTAGACGGCTTTTTGTTCCCTCCGCCGCGCGTCACTGGGATGGTGGGGGTTGACGCTTTATTGGCTCGAGACTGGACGGCTTTTTTTGACTCGCTCAAACACCTGATCCTCCCGGCTTTCGTGCTGGGGGCTTTCTCGGCGGCCATCCTGACCCGTATGACTCGGGCCACCATGCTCGAGGTGCTCTCGCAGGATTACATCCGCACTGCCCGGGCTAAGGGATTGGCTGAGCGCATTGTAATCTTTCGCCACGCCCTCAAGAACGCCTCCTTGCCGGTTTTGACCTTGTTGGGTGGGCTTTTGGGTGGTCTCCTCTCGGGGGCGGTACTCACCGAGACCATCTTTAGCTGGCCCGGCATCGGGCGCTACGTGACCCAGTCCGCTACCAGCTTGGACTTTCCGGCAGTGATGGGCGTGACCTTGCTGGTAGGGCTGGTCTATGCCCTCATCAACCTGATCACCGACCTTTTATACGCCTTTCTCGACCCCAGAATTCGCTACGCTTAG
- a CDS encoding quinone oxidoreductase family protein, whose protein sequence is MKAILVEKLGGPEVLQLAELPKPAPKAGEVLVRVRAIGLNFADILAVRGEYLAPTRLPYIPGMEFSGIVEELGEGVEGVQPGQLVAALGGSGAFAEYTAVPARAVLPVPSNLNAYEAAALPVSFYTAFFALHTLGQAKVGESVLIQAAGGALGTASVQVAKAMGLQVIATASRKEKLELARSLGADQAFLSSDPTLESKVRQVTGKGVDLLMELVGGEGFAQSLRMLAPRGRLLVIGSASQQQATLRPVELMKKNLSVIGVWLAPFLADREAMLEATQFLTPLLATGHVKPVVGRVFPLEEAAQAFQYVLQRASTGKVVLEP, encoded by the coding sequence ATGAAAGCCATCTTGGTAGAAAAATTGGGCGGTCCTGAGGTGTTGCAGTTGGCCGAACTTCCCAAGCCCGCGCCCAAAGCGGGTGAAGTCTTGGTCCGGGTGCGGGCTATCGGGCTCAACTTTGCCGACATCTTGGCGGTGCGGGGGGAGTACCTCGCTCCCACCCGCTTGCCTTATATCCCAGGGATGGAGTTCTCCGGGATCGTAGAGGAATTGGGCGAGGGCGTAGAGGGCGTGCAGCCTGGCCAGCTGGTAGCCGCTTTGGGCGGGAGTGGGGCTTTTGCCGAATACACGGCTGTACCCGCTCGAGCGGTGCTGCCAGTGCCCTCTAACCTGAATGCCTACGAGGCGGCGGCCCTGCCGGTCTCCTTTTACACCGCTTTCTTTGCCCTCCACACCTTGGGCCAAGCCAAAGTAGGCGAGAGCGTGCTGATCCAGGCCGCAGGCGGGGCTTTGGGCACGGCTTCGGTGCAGGTCGCCAAGGCCATGGGCTTGCAGGTGATCGCCACCGCCTCGCGGAAGGAAAAGCTCGAGCTAGCCCGCAGCCTGGGAGCCGATCAAGCTTTTCTCTCGAGCGATCCCACGCTAGAGAGCAAGGTCCGCCAAGTTACCGGTAAAGGGGTAGACCTGCTGATGGAGCTGGTCGGGGGGGAGGGCTTCGCCCAAAGCCTGCGGATGCTAGCTCCGCGCGGGCGTCTACTGGTGATCGGCTCGGCTAGCCAGCAGCAGGCCACGCTGCGTCCAGTGGAGTTGATGAAAAAGAACCTGTCGGTGATCGGGGTATGGCTGGCTCCCTTCTTGGCTGACCGCGAGGCCATGCTGGAGGCTACCCAGTTCCTCACCCCCCTACTGGCGACAGGCCACGTGAAGCCAGTAGTGGGCCGGGTATTCCCGCTAGAAGAAGCCGCTCAGGCTTTCCAGTACGTACTGCAACGGGCCAGCACCGGGAAAGTGGTGCTCGAGCCATGA
- a CDS encoding dipeptidase: MIVDAHLDLAYGALELGRDLTLPLEEIRKRDPGTKGIPTVTLPALREGGVALVFATLFASPGKFPDPEMAHRAALAQLDVYRRWQDAGWVRLVTNKAELEAHLKAWESDRVTGLVLLMEGAEPVREPQEVSFWAEQGVRLIGPSWNRTRYAGGTREPGGLTELGRELLAAMQEHRLALDLSHMDEQAVVEAFELWRGPLCATHSNPRALLGGSERPLANRHLSDETIRTIALRGGIVGVVLYNLFLDPAWSRGMARVPLSVVQTHLEHNAGLVGWEHLGIGSDFDGGFGRDENPEGLDQPGDLAKIGDLLPEGARAGVLGKNWLRWLRSWL; the protein is encoded by the coding sequence ATGATCGTAGATGCCCACCTCGACTTAGCCTATGGCGCCCTCGAGCTTGGCCGCGACCTCACCCTGCCCCTCGAGGAGATCCGCAAACGCGACCCGGGCACTAAGGGCATTCCCACCGTTACCCTTCCGGCGCTGCGGGAAGGCGGCGTGGCGCTGGTTTTTGCCACCTTGTTTGCCTCGCCGGGGAAGTTCCCCGACCCCGAGATGGCCCACCGGGCGGCACTGGCCCAACTGGACGTGTACCGGCGCTGGCAGGATGCCGGGTGGGTGCGGCTGGTCACGAACAAGGCCGAACTCGAGGCTCACCTCAAAGCCTGGGAATCGGACCGGGTGACCGGCCTGGTATTGCTGATGGAAGGGGCGGAACCGGTGCGCGAACCCCAGGAGGTGAGTTTCTGGGCCGAGCAGGGCGTGCGGCTCATCGGCCCCTCCTGGAACCGCACCCGCTACGCCGGGGGAACCCGCGAGCCCGGTGGCCTCACCGAGTTGGGGCGGGAACTCCTGGCGGCGATGCAAGAACACCGCCTGGCCCTGGACCTCTCGCACATGGACGAGCAGGCCGTAGTGGAGGCCTTCGAGCTTTGGCGGGGGCCACTCTGCGCCACGCACTCCAACCCTCGGGCTTTACTGGGGGGGTCGGAGCGGCCCCTCGCCAACCGACATCTGAGCGACGAGACGATCCGAACCATCGCCCTTCGGGGAGGGATCGTGGGAGTAGTGCTTTATAACCTCTTCCTCGACCCCGCCTGGAGCCGGGGCATGGCGCGGGTGCCCTTGAGCGTGGTGCAAACCCACCTCGAGCACAACGCTGGCTTAGTAGGGTGGGAGCACCTCGGCATCGGCTCGGACTTCGACGGGGGATTCGGCAGGGACGAGAACCCCGAGGGGCTAGACCAGCCCGGCGACCTCGCTAAGATCGGGGATTTGTTGCCCGAGGGAGCCAGAGCCGGGGTGCTGGGCAAAAACTGGCTACGCTGGCTCAGAAGCTGGCTGTAA
- a CDS encoding chromate transporter, with translation MQRALEVLRTFFFLGLTAFGGPAAHIAIFQRLLVEERGWVNREDFRKLLGAVNLIPGPNSTEMTMLLGYTRAGGWGLVLGGLGFIVPAALVTLLLVALYRDFAEVPLVQGAFLGFRLAVPALIAQALMDLLPHPRHEPFTWIFALSALGLVALGLNEALVVLLVGLLALGARRARVLAAEPFTLFLFFLKVGAVLFGSGYVLVAFLQETVARGWLRPTELLDAVALGQITPGPLLTTATAVGYLASGVFGAALATVGIFLPSFIVSALLARFLERVAGNPVAETFLKGAAGAALGLIAWALWLLGREVLTGWLEAALVLLVLVLLRRKVPAMLLLGISALGGAIWALA, from the coding sequence GTGCAAAGGGCGCTCGAGGTGCTGCGAACTTTTTTCTTCCTGGGCCTTACCGCCTTCGGCGGACCCGCCGCCCACATCGCTATTTTTCAGCGCCTACTGGTGGAAGAGCGGGGCTGGGTGAACCGGGAGGACTTCCGTAAGCTATTGGGCGCGGTCAACCTGATCCCTGGCCCCAACTCCACCGAGATGACCATGCTCTTGGGGTACACCCGTGCCGGGGGATGGGGGTTGGTGCTGGGTGGGCTCGGGTTTATCGTGCCCGCGGCGCTGGTGACGCTGCTGCTGGTGGCCTTGTATCGGGATTTTGCCGAGGTCCCGCTGGTGCAGGGGGCTTTCCTGGGTTTTCGCCTGGCGGTGCCGGCCCTCATCGCGCAGGCTTTGATGGACCTTCTCCCCCATCCGCGCCACGAGCCTTTCACCTGGATCTTCGCCCTGAGCGCGCTGGGGCTGGTCGCCTTGGGTCTGAACGAGGCTTTGGTAGTCTTGCTGGTGGGTCTGCTGGCCTTGGGGGCGCGGAGGGCTCGAGTCCTGGCCGCCGAGCCCTTTACCCTTTTTCTCTTCTTCCTCAAGGTGGGGGCGGTGCTCTTCGGCAGCGGCTACGTGTTGGTAGCCTTCCTGCAAGAGACGGTAGCGCGGGGCTGGCTGCGCCCGACGGAGCTTTTGGATGCCGTCGCCCTGGGTCAGATCACCCCCGGCCCGCTCCTCACCACCGCGACGGCGGTGGGCTACTTGGCCTCAGGCGTCTTTGGCGCCGCCTTGGCCACGGTGGGGATCTTTTTGCCCTCGTTCATCGTGAGCGCCCTGCTAGCCCGCTTCCTCGAGCGAGTGGCGGGCAACCCCGTGGCCGAAACCTTCCTGAAAGGGGCTGCCGGGGCCGCTTTGGGGCTGATCGCCTGGGCGCTGTGGCTCTTGGGACGCGAGGTGCTAACGGGTTGGCTCGAGGCCGCCTTGGTTCTCCTGGTCCTGGTGCTGCTGCGGCGAAAGGTCCCGGCCATGCTCTTGCTGGGGATCTCCGCGTTGGGTGGCGCGATATGGGCGCTGGCGTAG
- a CDS encoding site-2 protease family protein has translation MFRNALRLPFKLLGIPVSLDVSFLIVLPLFAFLIGSQLPTYLQLLGVRPDSRLLEGYTPYLLGLLAALGLFTSVVIHELGHAVTARMYGVETREITLWLLGGVAQLSDMPRTRGAEAVIAIVGPLVSLALSGVFTLLRGVLPEAAGWQFLLGYLAFINLSLALFNLLPALPLDGGRVLRSLLALSRPYLEATRIAAGISRLIAFALGLLGLLVFNLFLVLVAFFVYMAASSEAEQAILSEALRGVRVRDLMTREVKSVPPTLRVSELLQRMLLERHMGYPVVEDGRVLGLVSLENLQGADPEAPIFERMGKLEAISPDASALEALKRMAECNFSRLVVLENGQMVGILSKTDLLRALQVRMVGQTVLPRSGWR, from the coding sequence ATGTTCAGAAATGCCCTGCGGCTCCCTTTCAAGCTCCTTGGCATTCCGGTCTCGCTGGACGTGAGCTTTCTGATCGTCTTACCCCTCTTCGCCTTCCTGATCGGGAGCCAGCTTCCCACCTACCTGCAACTCTTAGGGGTCCGGCCCGACTCCCGTTTGCTCGAGGGCTACACCCCCTACCTGCTGGGGTTGCTAGCCGCTTTGGGGCTCTTCACCAGCGTGGTCATCCACGAGCTGGGGCACGCCGTCACCGCGCGGATGTATGGGGTCGAGACCCGCGAGATTACCCTTTGGCTTTTGGGTGGGGTAGCTCAGCTCAGCGATATGCCCCGTACCCGTGGGGCCGAAGCGGTTATCGCCATCGTAGGGCCGCTGGTGAGCCTGGCCCTGTCAGGGGTCTTCACCTTGCTGCGCGGGGTGCTACCGGAGGCCGCCGGGTGGCAGTTTCTGTTGGGGTACTTGGCCTTCATCAACCTGAGCCTGGCCCTGTTCAACCTGCTCCCGGCACTTCCTCTGGACGGTGGGCGGGTCTTGCGCTCATTGCTGGCTCTCTCTCGGCCCTACCTCGAGGCTACCCGCATCGCCGCCGGGATCAGCCGTCTGATCGCTTTCGCCCTAGGCCTATTGGGGCTTTTGGTGTTCAACCTCTTCTTGGTGTTGGTGGCCTTCTTCGTGTATATGGCGGCCAGCAGCGAAGCCGAGCAGGCTATCTTGAGCGAGGCTCTAAGGGGGGTGCGGGTGCGCGACCTGATGACCCGCGAGGTGAAAAGCGTACCCCCGACCCTGCGGGTGAGCGAGCTTCTCCAGCGTATGTTGCTCGAGCGCCACATGGGTTACCCGGTGGTGGAGGATGGGCGGGTGCTGGGGCTGGTGAGCTTGGAGAACCTGCAAGGCGCCGACCCCGAAGCTCCCATCTTCGAACGCATGGGTAAGCTCGAGGCCATCTCCCCGGATGCGAGCGCCCTGGAGGCCCTCAAGCGCATGGCCGAGTGCAACTTCTCCCGGCTGGTGGTGCTGGAAAACGGCCAGATGGTGGGCATCCTCTCCAAGACCGATCTGCTGCGGGCCTTGCAGGTGCGAATGGTCGGGCAGACCGTCTTGCCGCGATCGGGCTGGCGATAA
- a CDS encoding TldD/PmbA family protein: MLAEALVGEVLGRARSGGADFAELYVERWRRRGMRVLNGEVKEATSGLEYGAGLRLFYGSEVVYAYTNDLTPQSLLELTETLVRLKGLAGQVEASGTGGLDFRKQIPRGLHTPLIPLGAKDKRYRLERLLEAESGARIAPQIKQVQSSLTEWEQEVLVANSTGAWVEDRRIRSRVNVLAIAQDDFGTQTGTSGPGLSVGLEIFDLYPPASVGRKAAQQALTNLRAKPAPAGTMPVVIGNAFGGVIFHEALGHLLETTSVAKKASVLSDKLGEKVASECVTYIDDGTTPHGWGSSEFDDEGLPTERTVLIENGVLKSYMVDRWGAERTGLRPTGSGRRQDYTFAPTSRMRNTFIAPGDTPLDKLFEGIEYGLYAKDMGGGQVKPGSGEYNFGVKEAYIIRHGRIEEPVRGAMLVGKGPESIQKIVAVSNDLETAPGMCGSLSGSLPVEVGQPHLLISEIVVGGQA; the protein is encoded by the coding sequence ATGCTAGCAGAAGCTTTGGTCGGTGAGGTGCTCGGCAGGGCCCGCTCGGGCGGGGCGGACTTCGCTGAGCTATACGTGGAACGCTGGAGGCGGCGGGGCATGCGGGTCTTGAACGGCGAGGTGAAGGAGGCCACCAGCGGCCTCGAGTATGGCGCAGGGCTACGGCTGTTCTATGGCAGCGAGGTGGTCTACGCCTATACCAACGATCTCACCCCTCAGAGCTTGCTCGAGCTTACCGAGACCCTGGTACGGCTCAAGGGCCTGGCGGGGCAGGTGGAAGCGAGCGGTACAGGCGGGCTGGATTTTCGCAAGCAGATCCCCCGCGGGCTCCACACCCCGCTGATCCCGCTAGGCGCTAAGGATAAGCGCTACCGCCTCGAGCGCCTGTTGGAGGCTGAGAGCGGCGCCCGCATCGCCCCCCAGATCAAACAGGTGCAGTCTTCGCTCACCGAGTGGGAGCAGGAGGTGTTGGTGGCCAACAGCACCGGGGCCTGGGTTGAGGACCGGCGCATCCGCAGCCGGGTCAATGTGCTGGCCATCGCCCAAGACGACTTCGGAACCCAGACCGGTACCTCCGGGCCAGGTCTATCGGTGGGCCTCGAGATCTTTGACCTCTACCCACCCGCTTCGGTAGGGCGCAAAGCGGCTCAGCAGGCCCTTACCAACCTGCGGGCCAAGCCTGCTCCCGCCGGAACGATGCCGGTGGTCATCGGCAACGCCTTCGGCGGGGTGATCTTCCACGAGGCGCTGGGGCACCTGCTGGAGACCACCTCGGTGGCCAAGAAGGCCAGCGTCCTCTCCGACAAGCTGGGCGAGAAGGTGGCCTCCGAGTGCGTCACCTATATCGACGACGGCACCACCCCCCACGGCTGGGGCTCCTCCGAGTTTGACGACGAGGGACTGCCTACCGAGCGCACCGTGCTCATCGAAAATGGCGTGCTCAAGAGCTACATGGTGGACCGTTGGGGGGCAGAGCGCACGGGTCTACGCCCCACCGGCTCCGGTCGCCGCCAAGACTACACCTTTGCCCCCACCAGCCGCATGCGCAATACCTTTATCGCTCCTGGCGACACGCCTTTGGATAAGCTCTTCGAGGGAATCGAGTATGGCCTCTACGCCAAGGATATGGGCGGAGGCCAGGTCAAGCCGGGCAGCGGGGAGTACAACTTTGGGGTAAAGGAGGCCTATATTATCCGCCATGGCCGCATCGAGGAGCCGGTGCGGGGGGCTATGCTGGTGGGGAAGGGCCCGGAGAGCATTCAAAAGATCGTAGCGGTTTCCAACGACCTCGAGACTGCCCCAGGCATGTGCGGAAGCCTCTCGGGGAGCCTACCGGTGGAGGTGGGCCAGCCCCACCTGCTGATTTCCGAAATCGTGGTGGGAGGGCAGGCATGA
- a CDS encoding ABC transporter substrate-binding protein, whose product MKRVVQYLATLVLALGLGMAQDARQTTLIYGGDWSDLITLDPQVSYEFSGGLITDNLYETLVKFEGTDLSNLKPGLAESWKVERGANAWTITFNLRKGVKFSSGNELTAKDVVYTFERALALKGPGSFLFTDIAALQPGATKAVSDYVVQVSLPKTSSPGTFLSILTFNIGGIVDSAEVQKNAKGNDYGKEWLTDHSAGSGPFRLVRWDRGSQVLLEANPNARNKPKLQRIIMREIKEATVLRTALESGEIDIAEGLTPEAVKALSGNPRFKILRADSLRLNYLGMNVKEGSPFANLKVREAVRYAINQDELVNGLVQGNGTKIQTIIPKGLLGYNPATPYKFDPARAKKLLAEAGYPNGLEFELLVSTGICGGGVPCADIAAKLQSDFAKAGLKANVKAIANAEVLRTYRAQNHQMVLVGWSPDFPDPDGNATPMADFAAKSLAWRNVWNNPTASKLANQASLETDPNKRAALYKLLTELVLREGPYAILYQPAVPIGMSAQVQGFVRSAIGTVRFENISKGQP is encoded by the coding sequence ATGAAGCGTGTTGTGCAATATTTGGCCACCCTCGTCTTGGCCCTCGGCCTGGGGATGGCGCAGGATGCCCGCCAGACCACCCTCATCTACGGGGGAGATTGGTCGGATCTGATCACCCTCGACCCGCAGGTGTCGTATGAGTTTAGCGGCGGACTCATCACCGATAACCTCTATGAAACCCTGGTCAAGTTCGAGGGCACCGACCTCAGCAACCTCAAGCCGGGCCTGGCCGAAAGTTGGAAGGTAGAGCGGGGCGCCAACGCCTGGACCATCACCTTCAACCTGCGCAAAGGGGTGAAGTTCTCCAGCGGCAACGAACTCACCGCCAAGGACGTGGTCTACACCTTCGAGCGGGCCTTGGCCCTTAAGGGGCCGGGGTCGTTCCTCTTCACCGACATCGCCGCCCTTCAGCCGGGGGCCACCAAGGCGGTGAGCGACTACGTAGTGCAAGTAAGCCTGCCCAAGACCTCCTCGCCTGGTACTTTCCTCTCGATCCTGACCTTCAACATCGGGGGCATCGTAGACTCCGCCGAGGTGCAGAAAAACGCCAAGGGGAATGACTACGGCAAGGAGTGGCTCACCGATCACTCCGCCGGCTCCGGGCCTTTCCGCTTGGTGCGCTGGGACCGGGGCTCGCAGGTGTTGCTCGAGGCCAATCCCAACGCCCGCAACAAGCCTAAGCTCCAGCGCATCATCATGCGCGAGATTAAGGAAGCCACCGTGCTGCGCACCGCGCTCGAGTCCGGCGAGATCGACATTGCCGAGGGCCTTACCCCTGAGGCCGTCAAGGCGCTTTCGGGCAACCCCCGCTTCAAGATCCTGCGCGCCGACAGCCTGCGGCTCAACTATCTGGGCATGAACGTCAAGGAAGGGAGCCCTTTTGCCAACCTCAAAGTGCGCGAGGCGGTGCGCTACGCCATCAACCAAGACGAGCTGGTGAACGGGTTGGTGCAGGGCAACGGCACCAAGATCCAGACCATCATCCCCAAGGGCCTCTTGGGCTATAACCCGGCTACCCCCTACAAGTTCGACCCGGCGCGGGCCAAGAAGCTCCTGGCCGAAGCCGGTTACCCGAACGGCCTCGAGTTCGAACTGCTGGTGAGCACCGGTATCTGCGGCGGGGGCGTTCCCTGCGCCGACATTGCGGCCAAGCTGCAATCAGACTTCGCCAAGGCCGGGCTCAAGGCCAACGTCAAGGCCATCGCCAACGCCGAGGTGCTGCGCACCTACCGCGCCCAAAACCACCAGATGGTGTTGGTGGGTTGGAGCCCGGACTTCCCCGACCCCGACGGCAACGCCACCCCGATGGCGGACTTCGCCGCCAAGAGCCTCGCTTGGCGCAACGTCTGGAACAACCCCACCGCCTCCAAGCTGGCCAACCAGGCCTCGCTCGAGACCGATCCCAACAAGCGGGCCGCACTGTATAAGCTCCTCACCGAGTTGGTGCTGCGCGAAGGGCCGTATGCGATCCTCTACCAGCCTGCAGTGCCCATCGGTATGTCGGCTCAGGTTCAGGGCTTTGTGCGCAGCGCCATCGGCACGGTGCGCTTCGAGAACATCAGCAAAGGCCAGCCATAA
- the nikC gene encoding nickel transporter permease produces MALAIDTPAARRSRPLRRFVRNKGGMIGLGLLLLLVLVALLAPVIAPNPIEQNISARLQPPSAQHLLGTDQLGRDVWARVAHGAGISLRVGFGVVILSVLIGVVVGLLAGTLGGAWDNLLMRFTDIFFAFPSLILAMAIAAALGPNLNNTVIAVALVSWPIYARLVRANVLALREREYVEAARAVGASSLRLMLRHLLPNTLTPIFVQASFDVGGAILTAAGLSFIGFGAQPPTPEWGAMVSETRNFIAEAIWAPTAPAVAILLTVLAFNLLGDALRDVLDPRARD; encoded by the coding sequence ATGGCCCTCGCTATTGACACTCCCGCTGCCCGGCGCTCCCGACCGCTGCGGCGCTTTGTGCGCAACAAGGGCGGGATGATCGGTCTGGGACTTTTGCTGTTGCTGGTGCTGGTAGCCTTGCTGGCTCCGGTGATCGCCCCCAACCCTATCGAGCAAAACATCTCCGCTCGACTCCAGCCGCCCTCCGCCCAACACCTCTTGGGCACCGACCAGCTGGGCCGCGATGTGTGGGCGCGGGTAGCCCACGGAGCAGGGATCTCGCTCAGGGTGGGCTTCGGGGTGGTGATCCTGTCGGTGCTGATCGGGGTGGTGGTGGGGCTTTTGGCCGGGACCCTGGGTGGGGCCTGGGACAACCTGCTGATGCGCTTTACCGACATCTTCTTTGCTTTTCCTTCGCTCATCCTAGCGATGGCCATCGCCGCGGCTCTGGGGCCTAATCTCAACAACACCGTGATCGCGGTGGCGTTGGTGAGCTGGCCGATTTATGCCCGGCTGGTGCGGGCCAACGTGCTGGCTTTGCGCGAGCGCGAGTACGTGGAGGCGGCGCGGGCGGTAGGAGCTAGCAGCCTGCGCTTGATGCTGCGCCACCTCCTGCCCAACACCCTCACCCCCATCTTCGTGCAGGCCAGCTTCGACGTAGGCGGGGCCATCCTCACCGCTGCCGGGCTGTCCTTCATCGGCTTCGGCGCGCAGCCCCCCACGCCGGAATGGGGCGCGATGGTTTCCGAGACCCGCAACTTCATCGCCGAGGCCATCTGGGCTCCTACCGCTCCGGCGGTGGCGATACTGCTGACGGTGTTGGCGTTCAATCTGCTAGGGGACGCCCTGCGGGACGTGCTCGACCCCAGGGCGAGGGATTGA